A window of Effusibacillus pohliae DSM 22757 contains these coding sequences:
- a CDS encoding helix-turn-helix transcriptional regulator — translation MAVKSRLKVILVERRIKQYELAERIGVSKHQINRICNGVNPELETALKIARELNMSIHDIWELEG, via the coding sequence TTGGCGGTAAAAAGCAGACTAAAGGTGATCCTGGTTGAGCGAAGGATCAAACAGTATGAATTGGCTGAACGTATCGGGGTTTCAAAACACCAAATCAACCGGATCTGCAACGGGGTAAACCCGGAACTGGAAACGGCCCTCAAGATCGCAAGAGAACTGAATATGTCCATTCACGATATCTGGGAGCTTGAAGGATGA
- a CDS encoding ParM/StbA family protein: MRHLAIDCGRHAVKVVGPDGYRDYFPSWVGEARELRLRNELRSTDIILRTPAGQYFVGDLAKDESHGGARLMTASKVHADTKILVLAAAARAVSDGETVSITTGVPVEFHTDAVKRELAALLTGAHVVEINGTVRRFTVQQVRVAVEGPSAYVSLCAGHGGVRRFIDIGSRTINYGTVRNGRYIDRESGTLDFGFDTLCADPGAFARRVAGDLSRAWTDLTTETYLFGGGARRCSGELALYFPHLLCAADPVFTNALAFFRIGERAG, encoded by the coding sequence ATGCGGCACCTTGCAATCGATTGTGGTCGCCACGCGGTTAAGGTAGTCGGCCCGGATGGATACCGCGACTACTTTCCCTCCTGGGTCGGGGAAGCGCGAGAGTTGCGACTACGAAACGAGCTGCGTTCGACAGACATTATTCTTCGAACGCCGGCGGGTCAGTACTTTGTCGGCGACTTGGCGAAAGACGAATCACATGGTGGTGCTCGGCTAATGACCGCCTCAAAAGTCCATGCCGATACCAAAATACTCGTGTTGGCAGCTGCGGCGCGGGCAGTATCCGACGGTGAAACCGTGTCAATCACCACGGGAGTACCGGTGGAATTTCATACGGATGCAGTGAAGAGGGAGCTAGCCGCTCTATTGACCGGCGCTCACGTCGTCGAGATCAACGGGACCGTCAGGCGATTTACCGTACAGCAGGTTCGCGTCGCGGTAGAAGGGCCTTCTGCCTATGTATCCCTTTGCGCGGGTCATGGAGGTGTTCGGCGGTTTATTGACATCGGCAGCCGGACGATCAATTACGGAACCGTGCGGAACGGCCGTTATATCGACCGGGAAAGCGGAACATTGGACTTTGGGTTCGACACTCTATGTGCTGATCCCGGCGCATTCGCCCGCCGGGTGGCTGGTGACCTGAGCCGCGCATGGACCGACCTGACAACAGAGACTTATCTTTTCGGTGGTGGTGCTCGAAGGTGTTCCGGGGAACTAGCCCTATACTTCCCGCACCTGCTCTGCGCGGCAGATCCGGTCTTTACGAACGCCCTGGCTTTCTTCCGGATTGGAGAGCGGGCGGGATGA
- a CDS encoding FtsK/SpoIIIE domain-containing protein, whose amino-acid sequence MILEFVTGTAMTGLLTYTMLDGKGVSEASKIQRIATNCGLTVREGGKLRTMQLLRRTRYPWGTEYAYRLPLGLSFEDVKKKRQHIEDGLNHKSEWFDLTLNDLRQLKLRQDILEQIKKLLAGQKHRKEIALEYDGTLRIRVYNEPMPELVRFDEKTLNNCRGWTVCIGEAREGIVFHDFDKFPHMVVAGMTRYGKSVFLKNVVMTLIDRHPNDSCLTLIDLKGGLAFNRFADARQVLTVAKDAEEAHEALRAIQTEMKARQAKFLAKGYEDVKEAGQKERHFVVVDEGAELASAGENDKDIKKLKAECERIVSEIARIGGGLGYRLIFATQYPTADTLPRQVKQNCDARLCFRLPTQIASEVVLDEPGAEELPLIKGRAIYRTDRKVIVQTPLIENDFIDRTIKPHIVIKQRKEETDAKPADQTSARGGYTLIIEDA is encoded by the coding sequence TTGATTTTGGAGTTTGTCACCGGCACGGCCATGACCGGACTGCTCACTTATACGATGCTGGATGGAAAGGGAGTAAGCGAAGCAAGCAAGATCCAGCGCATCGCCACCAACTGCGGCCTGACGGTCCGCGAAGGCGGGAAACTGCGAACGATGCAGTTGCTCCGGCGCACACGGTACCCATGGGGTACGGAGTATGCTTATCGCCTACCCCTTGGCCTGTCCTTTGAGGACGTGAAGAAAAAGCGGCAGCACATCGAGGACGGACTTAACCATAAAAGCGAATGGTTTGATTTGACTTTGAACGATCTTAGGCAACTCAAGCTTCGCCAAGACATTTTGGAGCAGATCAAAAAACTGCTCGCCGGCCAAAAACATCGCAAAGAAATCGCACTTGAGTACGACGGCACGCTGCGGATCCGTGTCTACAATGAGCCGATGCCGGAGTTGGTCCGATTTGACGAAAAAACATTGAACAATTGCCGCGGATGGACGGTTTGCATCGGAGAGGCACGGGAAGGTATTGTCTTTCACGACTTTGACAAGTTCCCACACATGGTTGTGGCGGGCATGACGCGGTATGGGAAGTCGGTTTTCCTCAAAAACGTTGTGATGACGCTGATTGACCGACATCCCAATGACTCTTGCTTGACGCTAATCGACCTGAAAGGCGGGCTGGCGTTCAACCGGTTTGCCGACGCCCGGCAAGTGCTGACAGTCGCCAAAGACGCAGAAGAAGCTCATGAGGCGTTGCGGGCGATCCAGACCGAGATGAAGGCGCGGCAAGCGAAGTTTTTGGCAAAAGGTTATGAGGATGTAAAGGAAGCTGGGCAAAAAGAGCGCCATTTCGTCGTGGTCGACGAAGGCGCGGAATTGGCGAGCGCCGGGGAAAACGACAAAGATATAAAAAAACTGAAAGCGGAGTGCGAGCGTATCGTCTCGGAGATCGCCCGAATCGGCGGCGGGCTTGGGTACCGGCTCATATTTGCGACGCAATACCCGACCGCAGACACGCTACCAAGGCAAGTTAAACAAAACTGCGATGCCCGGCTTTGTTTCCGTCTGCCGACACAAATAGCCAGCGAGGTTGTGCTCGATGAGCCAGGCGCGGAAGAACTACCACTCATCAAGGGACGGGCGATTTACCGCACAGACCGAAAAGTCATTGTCCAAACACCGCTCATCGAAAACGACTTTATAGATCGTACGATCAAACCGCATATCGTCATTAAACAGCGAAAGGAGGAAACAGATGCAAAACCGGCAGATCAAACATCAGCGAGAGGAGGCTATACTCTTATCATTGAAGATGCTTGA
- a CDS encoding replication-relaxation family protein encodes MQNRQIKHQREEAILLSLKMLDYLSRSQIQRLHDLKGDRNARRVLNNMREYLSCFRSDTGEYVYYLSKPGRERIGCETVRKKTAQVNHYLMRNDMYIHLKPEDWKNEVKISVPNIVTVIPDAYYRYEMRRHFLEVDHLQSMLKNRKKIERYKKLKATGAMQEKLRYFPRLIWVTTTEHRRKQLIEWCEGLDCQVYLWDEIR; translated from the coding sequence ATGCAAAACCGGCAGATCAAACATCAGCGAGAGGAGGCTATACTCTTATCATTGAAGATGCTTGACTACCTGAGCCGGTCTCAGATCCAGCGCTTGCACGACCTGAAAGGTGACCGAAACGCCCGTCGCGTTCTAAACAACATGCGAGAATATCTTTCCTGTTTCCGTAGTGACACTGGCGAGTACGTGTACTACTTGAGTAAACCCGGGCGGGAGCGTATAGGCTGTGAAACGGTCCGGAAAAAGACAGCCCAGGTCAACCACTACCTGATGCGAAACGACATGTATATCCATCTCAAGCCCGAAGATTGGAAAAACGAAGTCAAGATCAGTGTTCCCAATATAGTCACAGTCATCCCGGATGCTTACTATCGCTATGAGATGCGGCGACACTTCTTGGAAGTAGACCACCTGCAATCCATGCTGAAAAATCGGAAAAAAATCGAACGATACAAGAAGTTGAAAGCAACAGGAGCGATGCAGGAGAAGCTGAGATACTTCCCGCGGCTCATATGGGTTACAACAACCGAACACCGACGGAAACAGCTGATCGAATGGTGCGAAGGTTTGGATTGTCAGGTTTATCTCTGGGATGAAATCCGATAG
- a CDS encoding type II toxin-antitoxin system HicA family toxin, whose amino-acid sequence MKSYSSRELIKLIEADGWYLVAVAGSHHQYKHPTKPGRVTIPHPKKDLPIKTVKSILKQAGLE is encoded by the coding sequence TTGAAAAGCTACTCGTCAAGGGAATTGATCAAACTGATTGAGGCGGATGGGTGGTACTTGGTAGCGGTGGCCGGGAGTCATCACCAGTACAAACATCCAACCAAACCTGGGCGGGTGACAATCCCTCACCCGAAAAAGGACCTTCCAATTAAGACGGTCAAAAGCATACTCAAGCAGGCAGGGCTGGAATAA
- a CDS encoding type II toxin-antitoxin system HicB family antitoxin: MKDRYIYPAIFDYAEDGISVEFPDLLGCLTCGDTDEEALHNAKEAMALHLYGMEQDGDPIPAPTPVSKLRPEENQVVVLVEVWMPPFRDEMENRAVKKTLTIPKWLNDLAEEHKVNFSHVLQDALKRYLGVERRKAE; encoded by the coding sequence GTGAAAGATCGGTACATTTATCCGGCGATTTTCGACTATGCGGAGGACGGGATTTCAGTTGAGTTTCCGGATCTGCTCGGATGCCTGACTTGCGGGGATACGGACGAGGAAGCGCTGCACAACGCGAAAGAGGCGATGGCGCTGCACCTGTATGGAATGGAGCAGGACGGCGATCCCATTCCGGCGCCTACTCCCGTATCGAAGCTGCGTCCGGAGGAGAACCAAGTCGTCGTGTTGGTGGAAGTGTGGATGCCGCCGTTTCGGGACGAGATGGAGAACCGCGCGGTCAAGAAGACGCTTACCATCCCCAAGTGGCTAAACGACCTGGCGGAGGAGCACAAGGTGAACTTCTCGCACGTGCTGCAGGATGCGCTGAAGCGGTATCTGGGTGTCGAACGTCGGAAAGCAGAATGA
- a CDS encoding SpoVR family protein, producing the protein MTNEEIRQLEKSIEQMMEIARSFGLDFYEMRFEVCPADIIYTFGAYGMPTRFSHWSFGKAFHRMKMQYDFGLSRIYELVINSDPCYAFLLDGNSLIQNKLVSAHVLAHCDFFKQNARFAHTSRYMVESMAVSAGRIRAYEMQYGKDAVEEILDAALAIQEHIDPSYLARKRPLPEEPAEETRKRQPESPYDDLWSLDTRNQDAKKPEPQPPLYQKTPPRPEKDLVLFIMEHSKALADWQRDILAMLRDEMLYFWPQIETKIMNEGWATYWHLRIMRELDLTEQETIDFARMHAGVVLPSRTSINPYHVGLKIWEDIEKRWDNPTQEERERWGRRPGQGREKMFEVREIDSDISFLRNYLTKELVEEMDLYLYQKVGNEWKIVEKDWEKVRDQLCAARVNGGFPVLVVQDGDYLRNGELYLKHQYEGVELDVKYLEKTLPYVYRLWGRPVHLETVLENRPVLFTYDGKKSQRRFL; encoded by the coding sequence ATGACGAACGAGGAGATCAGACAGCTGGAAAAATCGATCGAACAGATGATGGAGATCGCCCGGTCATTCGGGCTTGATTTTTATGAGATGCGGTTTGAGGTCTGCCCGGCCGACATCATCTATACGTTTGGCGCGTATGGCATGCCGACTCGATTTTCCCATTGGAGCTTCGGCAAGGCGTTTCACCGCATGAAAATGCAGTATGACTTCGGCCTCAGCCGCATCTACGAGCTGGTGATCAATTCGGACCCCTGCTATGCGTTCTTGCTGGACGGCAACTCGTTGATTCAAAACAAGCTGGTTTCTGCCCATGTGTTGGCACACTGCGATTTTTTCAAGCAGAACGCCCGGTTTGCTCACACTTCCCGTTACATGGTGGAAAGTATGGCGGTGTCGGCTGGCCGCATTCGCGCGTATGAAATGCAATACGGCAAAGATGCGGTGGAAGAAATATTGGACGCGGCACTGGCGATCCAGGAGCATATCGACCCCTCGTACCTGGCCCGCAAACGTCCGCTGCCAGAGGAGCCTGCGGAGGAAACGAGGAAGCGCCAGCCGGAATCTCCCTATGATGACTTGTGGAGTCTCGATACGCGGAACCAGGATGCAAAGAAACCGGAACCGCAACCGCCTCTGTACCAAAAGACGCCCCCCCGCCCGGAGAAGGATCTTGTCCTGTTCATCATGGAACACAGCAAAGCGCTCGCCGACTGGCAGCGGGACATTCTGGCGATGCTGCGGGATGAAATGTTATATTTCTGGCCGCAGATTGAGACCAAGATCATGAACGAAGGCTGGGCGACCTACTGGCACTTGCGGATCATGCGGGAACTGGATTTGACCGAGCAGGAAACGATTGATTTTGCCCGCATGCACGCAGGTGTCGTTCTGCCATCGCGAACCAGCATCAACCCCTATCACGTCGGGCTGAAAATCTGGGAAGACATCGAAAAGCGGTGGGACAATCCGACGCAGGAAGAGCGGGAGCGCTGGGGCCGCCGACCGGGGCAAGGACGCGAGAAGATGTTTGAGGTTCGCGAAATTGACTCGGATATTTCCTTCCTGCGCAATTATCTGACCAAAGAACTGGTTGAAGAAATGGATCTCTATCTGTACCAGAAAGTCGGAAATGAGTGGAAGATCGTTGAGAAGGATTGGGAAAAGGTACGGGATCAACTGTGTGCGGCGCGGGTGAACGGGGGATTTCCCGTTCTGGTCGTCCAGGATGGCGATTATCTGCGCAATGGCGAATTGTATCTGAAACACCAGTACGAAGGAGTCGAACTGGACGTGAAATATCTCGAGAAGACGCTGCCGTACGTGTACCGTCTCTGGGGACGTCCGGTGCATCTGGAGACCGTGTTGGAAAACCGGCCGGTATTGTTCACATACGACGGCAAGAAGTCGCAACGAAGGTTTTTGTAG
- a CDS encoding spore germination protein, giving the protein MNLGVPVATKLDTLSPKLAENLQVFRSIYADCSDVVFRPFFVGGRNAMLLYIDGLSNVEEIDRGVLQPLMQVSKGDAEDLDTLMKTCIGVSQVQKVDTVSDCTEQIGLGNPVLFLEGETHGLAFGLQKWEKRSVEEPTAELVIRGPREGFTETLRDNTSLLRRRLRHPNLKLRSMKIGRYSQTQVVIAYVEGIVDPTLVEEVMARLQRIDIDGVLESGYIEEMIEDNPFSPFPQMINTERPDVAAAGLLEGRVVILVDGTPFGLIVPTTLYSLLQSAEDYYQTFTIGTAIRWMRYLFFVASLLLPSLYVAVLTFHQEMVPTTLLISMARSREEIPFPALVEALMMEVVFEALREAGARLPKQVGAAVSIVGALVIGEAAVSAGIVSAPMVMVVSITGIASFIVPRYTAGIALRLLRFPMIMLAGTLGLLGIMLGIIVIVVHLCSLRSFGVPYLSPLAPIKGHEIKDVLVRAPWWKLNRRPHLTGEFNEYRQAPGQKPDPTDPSES; this is encoded by the coding sequence ATGAACCTGGGAGTGCCCGTTGCAACGAAATTGGACACTCTTTCCCCGAAACTTGCCGAAAACTTGCAGGTGTTCCGTTCCATCTACGCCGATTGTTCGGATGTTGTGTTTCGTCCTTTTTTCGTCGGCGGACGCAACGCCATGCTGCTCTACATCGACGGCCTGTCGAACGTGGAGGAAATCGACCGGGGCGTGCTGCAGCCGCTGATGCAGGTTTCCAAAGGAGATGCGGAGGATCTCGACACACTCATGAAAACCTGCATCGGCGTATCCCAGGTCCAAAAAGTGGATACCGTCAGCGACTGTACAGAACAGATTGGACTGGGCAATCCGGTGCTGTTTCTGGAAGGCGAAACACACGGGCTGGCTTTCGGATTGCAAAAATGGGAAAAGCGGTCGGTCGAGGAACCGACTGCGGAATTGGTCATACGTGGCCCGCGCGAAGGGTTCACGGAAACTCTCAGGGACAATACGTCTCTCCTGCGGCGCCGGCTTCGCCATCCCAATCTGAAGCTGCGTTCCATGAAAATCGGACGCTACTCCCAGACGCAGGTCGTGATCGCCTATGTAGAGGGAATCGTCGATCCCACTCTGGTGGAGGAAGTGATGGCACGACTGCAGCGGATCGACATCGACGGGGTTCTGGAAAGCGGCTACATTGAGGAGATGATTGAGGACAACCCGTTTTCTCCTTTTCCACAGATGATCAATACAGAGCGGCCTGATGTGGCGGCTGCCGGGTTGCTGGAGGGACGGGTGGTGATCCTGGTCGATGGGACTCCGTTTGGGTTGATCGTTCCGACCACCCTCTATTCTTTACTGCAATCGGCGGAAGATTACTACCAAACGTTTACGATCGGCACTGCCATCCGCTGGATGCGCTATCTGTTTTTTGTTGCTTCACTTCTGCTGCCCTCGTTGTATGTGGCGGTGCTGACATTTCACCAGGAAATGGTACCCACCACACTCTTGATCTCGATGGCGCGCTCGCGCGAAGAGATTCCGTTTCCGGCGCTCGTCGAGGCGTTGATGATGGAAGTGGTTTTCGAAGCGTTGCGGGAGGCGGGGGCCCGATTGCCGAAACAGGTGGGCGCTGCTGTCAGCATTGTCGGAGCTTTGGTGATCGGGGAAGCGGCCGTCTCCGCCGGGATCGTATCGGCTCCGATGGTGATGGTGGTCTCCATCACGGGGATTGCGTCCTTTATAGTGCCCCGCTACACGGCGGGGATCGCCCTGCGATTGTTGCGGTTCCCAATGATCATGTTGGCCGGTACACTGGGATTGCTGGGGATTATGCTGGGCATTATTGTAATTGTCGTTCATTTGTGCAGCTTGCGTTCTTTCGGGGTCCCTTACCTTTCTCCATTGGCTCCGATCAAGGGGCATGAGATCAAAGATGTGTTGGTGCGAGCCCCCTGGTGGAAACTGAACAGACGGCCGCATCTGACCGGAGAGTTCAACGAATACCGGCAAGCGCCCGGACAAAAACCGGATCCGACCGATCCAAGCGAATCGTGA
- a CDS encoding GerAB/ArcD/ProY family transporter, with amino-acid sequence MIEKGKISSFQLAMLMYIAISATAILLAPSMMAKHAERDLWLSPIWASSAGFFCVYVAHRLNKLHPRSTPIEYSASILGKLPGKIVGLVFLFFYLHITSTMLKEYGEFVVGIYFTRTPMVVILGSMAFVCALTVHGGLEVLARVTQFFLPMLVFFMILIILLSIPDFDTRNLFPFMRHGIVPSIRGAAPPLIWFSEFMIVAFLLPFVSDRDKGMKFSIVTVLAVLLTIVMANISALLLFGNILDTLVYPMMETAKYISIADFLEHMESIVMAIWVAGAFLKISVFFYVLVLGTAQWIGLSDYRPLAFPIGFLLVAFSMWSFPTLPAIAHFIEFPAFFYFVTIHILIPVALWLMAAIRRGKSPGEREMST; translated from the coding sequence ATGATCGAAAAAGGCAAAATCTCGTCCTTTCAGTTGGCCATGCTGATGTATATTGCCATCTCCGCCACTGCTATCCTGCTGGCACCGTCGATGATGGCCAAGCATGCGGAGCGCGACCTGTGGTTGTCCCCGATCTGGGCGTCCTCGGCAGGTTTCTTTTGCGTCTATGTGGCGCACCGGTTGAACAAGCTGCATCCCCGGTCGACTCCGATCGAATACAGTGCATCGATTCTCGGCAAGCTTCCCGGTAAGATCGTCGGTCTGGTATTTTTGTTTTTCTATCTGCATATCACGTCCACCATGCTGAAGGAATACGGGGAGTTCGTAGTGGGGATCTATTTTACAAGAACTCCGATGGTTGTAATCCTGGGCAGCATGGCGTTCGTCTGTGCCCTGACCGTACACGGCGGTCTGGAAGTGTTGGCGCGAGTCACCCAGTTTTTTCTGCCGATGTTGGTGTTTTTTATGATTCTGATCATCCTGTTGTCGATTCCTGACTTCGATACGAGGAATTTGTTTCCTTTCATGCGGCACGGGATTGTTCCATCGATCAGGGGCGCTGCACCGCCGCTAATTTGGTTCAGTGAATTTATGATCGTTGCCTTTCTGCTGCCGTTTGTATCGGATCGGGACAAAGGGATGAAATTCAGCATTGTCACCGTTTTAGCGGTGCTGTTGACGATCGTTATGGCCAATATTTCCGCTCTCCTGCTGTTTGGAAACATCCTGGACACATTGGTCTATCCCATGATGGAGACGGCCAAATATATCAGCATCGCGGATTTTCTGGAACATATGGAATCGATTGTGATGGCGATCTGGGTGGCAGGTGCCTTTCTCAAAATTTCCGTGTTTTTTTATGTGCTGGTGTTGGGAACCGCGCAATGGATCGGTTTGTCTGACTATCGTCCGCTCGCCTTTCCGATCGGCTTTTTATTGGTGGCCTTCAGCATGTGGTCGTTTCCCACGCTGCCGGCGATTGCCCATTTTATTGAATTTCCTGCGTTCTTTTACTTTGTGACGATCCATATCCTGATCCCGGTTGCACTTTGGTTGATGGCAGCGATCCGCCGGGGAAAATCTCCGGGAGAGAGGGAGATGTCCACATGA